The following proteins are encoded in a genomic region of Arcobacter cloacae:
- a CDS encoding SufD family Fe-S cluster assembly protein, protein MLINELNTKIPKKSEEEFLKINFDSLFSYNFKEVKTYELDIMGLKTIKDENSYESVLFNITKSLDDNQKVLTINKNIAEPIFLIHKIKEDETFFTNSLKIEVKENIKAQVVEVFVSESSNSCYGVNRNIVLEENASLEYVKIQDINASSSMIFSNCATQTKNSKLKISNFEFGEGFIINSFENIINEEFVDYELNGLIKLFNEANNATLVKTIHNEKNSISSINYKNSLKNSSKAVVKIKSIVNENALFSKAFQNCNTILLSDDATIFAQPHLEIYIDELEASHGTTTGTLNKEQLLYLQSRGISKDKAYDMLLEAFESSIKNNIEDEIIKEFIQNYKKEQYV, encoded by the coding sequence ATGTTAATAAATGAACTAAATACTAAAATTCCAAAAAAAAGTGAAGAAGAGTTTTTAAAAATAAATTTTGACTCTTTGTTCTCTTATAATTTTAAAGAAGTTAAAACCTATGAACTTGATATTATGGGATTAAAAACAATAAAAGATGAAAATAGTTATGAAAGTGTTTTATTTAATATCACTAAAAGTTTAGATGATAATCAAAAAGTTTTAACAATAAATAAAAACATAGCTGAGCCTATTTTTTTAATTCATAAAATAAAAGAAGATGAAACATTTTTTACTAATTCATTAAAAATAGAAGTAAAAGAGAATATAAAAGCTCAAGTTGTAGAGGTTTTTGTAAGTGAATCTAGTAACTCTTGTTATGGTGTTAATAGAAATATAGTTTTAGAAGAAAATGCCTCTTTAGAGTATGTAAAAATTCAAGATATAAATGCTTCTTCTTCGATGATTTTTAGCAACTGTGCAACTCAAACAAAAAATTCAAAACTAAAAATCTCAAATTTTGAATTTGGAGAGGGTTTTATTATCAACAGTTTTGAAAATATCATAAATGAAGAGTTTGTAGATTATGAACTAAATGGCTTAATAAAACTATTTAATGAAGCAAATAATGCAACATTAGTAAAAACAATTCATAATGAAAAAAATTCTATAAGTTCAATCAACTATAAAAATAGCTTAAAAAATAGTTCAAAAGCTGTAGTAAAAATAAAATCAATAGTAAATGAAAATGCCCTATTTTCAAAAGCTTTTCAAAATTGTAATACTATTTTATTAAGTGATGATGCAACAATTTTTGCTCAACCACATCTTGAAATTTACATAGATGAACTTGAAGCAAGTCATGGAACAACAACTGGTACATTAAATAAAGAACAACTTTTATATCTTCAATCTCGTGGAATCAGTAAAGATAAAGCTTATGATATGTTACTTGAAGCTTTTGAAAGTTCTATTAAAAATAATATTGAAGATGAAATCATAAAAGAGTTTATTCAAAACTATAAAAAGGAACAATATGTTTAA
- the sufC gene encoding Fe-S cluster assembly ATPase SufC, which yields MEKNIILKIEDLKVNINDKEILKGLDLEIKEGEIHALMGTNGAGKSTLVKTLSGHYDCVVNDGKITYKNKDLLEMDVTQRANEGIFMSFQSPVEVSGVNNSYFLKTAMNAKRAYAGLPEMDAMEFLKLTKDETAKFNIDRKLLQRDLNDGFSGGEKKRNELIQLLMLKPDLIMLDEIDSGLDVDAIKTVANVINSMLDGKKSILMITHYDRLLELIKPDFVHILHDGKIVKTGDYTLALELDEKGYEAIGINDVNK from the coding sequence ATGGAAAAAAATATTATATTAAAAATTGAAGATTTAAAAGTAAATATAAATGATAAAGAGATTTTAAAAGGTTTAGATTTAGAGATAAAAGAGGGAGAAATTCATGCACTTATGGGAACTAATGGAGCTGGAAAATCTACTTTAGTAAAAACTTTAAGTGGTCATTATGACTGTGTTGTAAATGATGGGAAAATTACTTATAAAAACAAAGATTTGCTTGAAATGGATGTAACACAAAGGGCAAATGAAGGTATTTTTATGAGTTTTCAATCTCCAGTTGAAGTATCAGGAGTTAATAATAGCTACTTTTTAAAAACAGCAATGAATGCAAAAAGAGCCTATGCAGGACTTCCTGAAATGGATGCAATGGAGTTTTTAAAGCTAACAAAAGATGAAACTGCTAAATTTAATATTGATAGAAAACTTTTACAAAGAGATTTAAATGATGGTTTTAGTGGTGGTGAAAAAAAACGAAATGAATTAATCCAACTTTTAATGCTAAAACCTGATTTAATAATGCTTGACGAGATAGATTCAGGACTTGATGTTGATGCTATTAAAACTGTTGCAAATGTTATAAATTCTATGCTTGATGGAAAAAAATCTATTTTAATGATTACGCATTATGATAGATTATTAGAGCTAATAAAACCTGATTTTGTGCATATCTTACATGATGGAAAGATAGTAAAAACAGGAGATTATACACTAGCTTTAGAACTTGATGAAAAGGGTTATGAAGCAATAGGAATAAATGATGTTAATAAATGA
- the sufB gene encoding Fe-S cluster assembly protein SufB: MADNQQIHDVINKEYKLGFETLVQSDTFEKGLNEDVIKAISAKKNEPSWLLDFRLKAYKKWLKMEEPTWANLKYPKIDYQDIAYYSAPKKALDSLDEVDPEILKTYEKLGIPLEEQKMLAGVAVDAVFDSVSVKTTYQEELEKLGIIFCSISEAAHKFPQLVQDYLASVVPPTDNYFAALNCAVFTDGSFVYIPPNTRCPMELSTYFRINALNTGQFERTLIICDEGSYVSYNEGCSAPSRDERQLHAAVVELIALKDAQIKYSTIQNWFPGDDSGVGGILNFVTKRGICKGDNSKISWTQVETGSAITWKYPSCILQGDNSVGEFYSVAIASKSQQADTGTKMVHLGKNTKSTIISKGISAMSGVNAYRGLVRVGKNASNARNISECDSLLIGNKCHAHTYPYHEIRNSSANIEHEATTSKISEEQLFYLSQRGIDEEDAIAMIVNGFCKEVLKELPMEFAAEAKELLNISLEGSVG; encoded by the coding sequence ATGGCTGATAACCAACAAATACATGACGTAATTAATAAAGAATATAAGTTAGGTTTTGAAACCTTAGTTCAAAGTGATACTTTTGAAAAAGGTTTAAATGAAGATGTTATAAAAGCTATAAGTGCTAAAAAAAACGAACCTTCTTGGTTACTTGATTTTAGACTAAAAGCCTATAAAAAATGGCTAAAGATGGAAGAACCTACTTGGGCAAACCTTAAATATCCAAAAATTGATTATCAAGATATTGCATACTATTCTGCACCAAAAAAAGCTTTGGATTCACTAGATGAAGTTGACCCAGAAATTTTAAAAACTTATGAAAAATTAGGTATTCCTCTTGAAGAGCAAAAGATGTTAGCAGGTGTTGCTGTTGATGCTGTTTTTGATTCTGTTTCTGTTAAAACTACCTATCAAGAAGAGCTTGAAAAATTAGGAATTATATTTTGTTCTATCTCTGAAGCAGCTCATAAATTTCCACAACTTGTACAAGATTATTTAGCAAGTGTTGTTCCACCAACGGATAACTATTTTGCAGCTTTAAACTGTGCTGTTTTTACAGATGGAAGTTTTGTGTATATTCCACCAAATACTAGATGTCCTATGGAACTTTCTACTTATTTTAGAATAAATGCCTTAAATACAGGACAATTTGAAAGAACTTTGATTATTTGTGATGAGGGAAGTTATGTTTCTTATAATGAGGGCTGTTCTGCTCCAAGTAGAGATGAAAGACAACTTCACGCAGCCGTAGTTGAACTAATTGCTCTAAAAGATGCACAAATAAAATACTCAACTATTCAAAACTGGTTCCCAGGAGATGATTCAGGAGTTGGTGGAATTTTAAACTTTGTTACAAAAAGAGGAATCTGTAAAGGTGATAACTCTAAAATCTCTTGGACACAAGTTGAAACAGGAAGTGCAATCACTTGGAAATATCCATCATGTATTTTACAAGGTGATAATAGTGTTGGAGAGTTTTACTCAGTTGCAATTGCTTCAAAATCACAACAAGCAGACACAGGAACTAAAATGGTTCATTTAGGTAAAAACACTAAATCAACGATTATTTCAAAAGGTATTTCTGCTATGAGTGGAGTAAATGCTTATAGAGGATTAGTAAGAGTTGGAAAAAATGCCTCAAATGCTAGAAATATTTCAGAGTGTGATTCACTTTTAATTGGAAATAAGTGTCATGCACACACTTATCCATATCATGAAATTAGAAATAGTAGTGCAAATATAGAACATGAAGCAACAACTTCAAAAATTTCAGAAGAACAACTTTTTTATCTATCTCAAAGGGGAATAGATGAAGAAGATGCAATTGCTATGATTGTAAATGGTTTTTGTAAAGAGGTATTAAAAGAGTTACCAATGGAGTTTGCTGCTGAAGCTAAGGAATTATTAAACATATCATTAGAAGGAAGTGTGGGTTAA
- a CDS encoding NifS family cysteine desulfurase, with protein MEVYLDNNATTIVDPKVYEEMKPFFCDIYGNPNSLHKFGAGTHPKMVEALNFLYEGINAADEDDIIITANATESINTVIKGIWIDKILNGDKKHIITSEVEHPAVTATCRFLESQGASVTYLPVNEQGVLEASLVKDFLRDDTALVTIMWANNETGKIFPIKEIGAICKEAGVPFHTDATQAIGKVPVDVQDVNVDYLSFSAHKFHGPKGVGGLYVRKGYSLTPLLHGGEQMGGNRAGTVDVASMVGMGWAMKLATSTMALAYEKNHVSKLRDKLENAILELPDTIVIGGKENRTPNTTLISFRGVEGESMLWDLNQNGVGASTGSACASEDLEANPVMNAFGSDSELAHTGVRFSLSRFNTEEQIDYAIDVIKKAVTRLRGISSSYAYAPSCHKSGL; from the coding sequence ATGGAAGTTTATTTAGACAATAACGCAACAACAATCGTAGACCCAAAAGTTTATGAAGAGATGAAACCTTTTTTCTGTGATATTTACGGAAATCCAAATTCATTACATAAATTTGGAGCAGGAACTCATCCAAAAATGGTTGAAGCTTTAAATTTTTTATATGAAGGAATTAATGCTGCTGACGAAGATGATATTATAATTACAGCAAATGCAACAGAGAGTATTAATACAGTAATAAAAGGAATTTGGATTGATAAAATCCTAAATGGTGATAAAAAACACATAATAACAAGTGAAGTGGAACATCCAGCAGTAACTGCAACATGTAGATTTTTAGAATCACAAGGTGCTAGTGTAACTTACCTTCCTGTTAATGAACAAGGGGTTTTAGAAGCTAGTTTAGTTAAAGATTTTTTAAGAGATGACACAGCGCTAGTTACAATTATGTGGGCAAATAATGAAACAGGAAAAATTTTCCCAATCAAAGAAATAGGAGCTATTTGCAAAGAAGCAGGAGTTCCTTTTCATACTGATGCAACTCAAGCAATTGGAAAAGTACCTGTTGATGTTCAAGATGTAAATGTTGATTATCTATCATTTTCAGCTCATAAATTCCATGGACCAAAAGGTGTTGGTGGATTATATGTAAGAAAAGGTTACTCTTTAACTCCACTTTTACATGGTGGTGAGCAAATGGGTGGAAATAGAGCAGGTACAGTTGATGTTGCTTCAATGGTTGGAATGGGATGGGCTATGAAATTAGCAACTTCAACTATGGCATTAGCTTATGAAAAAAATCATGTAAGTAAATTAAGAGATAAATTAGAAAATGCGATTTTAGAACTACCTGATACTATTGTTATTGGTGGGAAAGAAAATAGAACACCAAATACAACTTTAATCTCTTTTAGAGGTGTTGAAGGTGAATCTATGCTTTGGGATTTAAATCAAAATGGAGTAGGTGCAAGTACAGGAAGTGCCTGTGCGTCTGAAGATTTAGAAGCAAATCCAGTTATGAATGCTTTTGGAAGTGATAGTGAGTTAGCTCATACAGGAGTTAGATTTAGTTTAAGTAGATTTAATACAGAAGAACAAATAGATTATGCAATAGATGTTATTAAAAAAGCTGTTACTAGACTAAGAGGAATTTCAAGTTCATATGCTTATGCACCTTCGTGTCATAAGTCTGGTTTATAA
- a CDS encoding iron-sulfur cluster assembly scaffold protein — protein sequence MAKNSLISGSIWDEYSNQVVNRMNNPKHQGEITEERAKELGAKLIVADFGAESCGDAVRLYWAVDENTDKILESKFKSFGCGTAIASSDVMAELCIGKTVDEAVKITNIDVEFALRDNPETPAVPPQKMHCSVMAYDVIKKAAAEYKGVDMESFEEEQIICECARVSLATLKEVIRINDLTTVEQITDYTKAGAFCKSCIKPGGHEEKDIYLVDVLKDVRAEMEESKMKTAADASVAGTLSFDKMTLVQRIKAIDSVLDSDIRPMLVMDGGNMEIIDIKENIPHYDLYIRYLGSCSGCASGSTGTLFAIESVLQQKVDENIRVLPI from the coding sequence ATGGCAAAAAATAGTTTAATAAGTGGTTCGATTTGGGATGAATACTCAAATCAAGTAGTAAATAGAATGAATAACCCAAAACACCAAGGGGAAATCACAGAAGAAAGAGCAAAAGAATTAGGAGCAAAATTAATTGTTGCAGATTTTGGAGCTGAATCATGTGGTGATGCAGTAAGACTTTACTGGGCAGTTGATGAAAATACAGATAAAATCTTAGAGTCAAAATTCAAATCTTTTGGATGTGGAACTGCTATTGCATCTTCTGATGTTATGGCTGAATTATGTATTGGAAAAACAGTTGATGAAGCTGTAAAAATTACAAATATTGATGTTGAATTTGCCCTAAGAGATAATCCAGAAACTCCAGCTGTTCCACCTCAAAAAATGCACTGTTCAGTTATGGCTTATGATGTTATCAAAAAAGCAGCAGCTGAGTATAAAGGTGTTGATATGGAATCTTTTGAAGAAGAGCAAATTATTTGTGAATGTGCAAGGGTTTCACTTGCTACTTTAAAAGAAGTTATTAGAATCAATGATTTAACAACAGTTGAGCAAATTACAGATTATACAAAAGCAGGGGCTTTTTGTAAATCATGTATCAAGCCAGGTGGGCATGAAGAAAAAGATATCTATTTAGTAGATGTTTTAAAAGATGTAAGAGCTGAAATGGAAGAATCAAAAATGAAAACAGCAGCAGATGCAAGTGTTGCTGGAACTCTATCTTTTGATAAAATGACTTTAGTTCAAAGAATCAAAGCTATTGATTCTGTACTTGATTCTGATATTAGACCAATGCTTGTAATGGATGGTGGAAATATGGAAATTATTGATATTAAAGAAAATATTCCTCATTATGATTTATATATTAGATATTTAGGTTCTTGTTCTGGATGTGCGTCTGGAAGTACAGGAACATTATTTGCTATTGAGTCTGTTTTACAACAAAAAGTTGATGAAAATATCAGAGTTTTACCAATCTAA
- a CDS encoding AAA domain-containing protein, which translates to MQISKLKELCLEQAQFYYDYVKRFSENNGKSVDKVVSIKYQEDSFPKLYEIKLEKPIYDFEKTYYKNNQTNEYYFNKKDILIKEYDEKNRLLYVQVLNSEIEFEKIKSDDFFVVTDLLFLIKNIIEWYEKNSHKLTFDDKLILDLKPKFEILKDTKLNQNQIDAVNSIFKNKYSYIWGAPGTGKTKAVLSTALINYIFQNKKVLIVAPTNVALEQILFGVLENTEKLQISREKVLRLGIPSKAFFDKYSEVCETKGIERVLESLENEINILNRVIKYREGKSISEDLEKILKHFLKLQENKEKIIKHEYEEEQLQPLINLLTQPLKAYHFSNNSKMIKDAIKKHEKSPCVNFDEKLVEENRLKEVVNIDCVRKELEKIDEKISKITQENFEILSLCKNLIKSKKIYNEIFKDLTQTNLDEKQFQINEKISQLNFWCKTSLKSIKSLVENSNEELINQALDIHHKAFDDKKLKDKLAFLNNEKDLLIEQSTKQRVKNSLVLAMTIDAYIQYTINENIEINHIFCDEAGYMSTIKALSLFKCNSSITFLGDHMQLPPVSEIKTDDINAYKKSFLWSQSALFFETLFLKDSVEEIILEFLNHTTPKFEKTSQVNLVSTHRFGKNLANVLNKFVYKFGFQSALKTDTNLFFIDSDSSKEEAIERSSLEEVLIIKELVKKFDGKSFVILTPYKKQVNLLKGYLDRKYFDNIMTIHKSQGSEWDNVIFSVVDDSNSGKRKMFFTDTLNENFKGLNLINTVVSRTKKRLVIVANEDFWIKQKDTQLIGNLIFISKKVTV; encoded by the coding sequence ATGCAAATCTCAAAACTAAAAGAGCTATGTCTTGAACAGGCACAATTTTATTATGATTATGTCAAAAGATTTAGTGAAAACAATGGAAAAAGTGTAGATAAAGTAGTATCTATAAAATATCAAGAAGATAGTTTTCCAAAACTTTATGAGATAAAACTAGAAAAACCTATTTATGATTTTGAAAAAACTTATTATAAAAACAATCAAACAAATGAGTATTACTTTAATAAAAAAGATATTTTAATCAAAGAGTATGATGAAAAAAATCGGCTTTTATATGTTCAAGTTTTAAATTCTGAAATAGAGTTTGAAAAGATAAAAAGTGATGATTTTTTTGTAGTTACAGATTTGCTTTTTTTGATAAAAAATATAATTGAATGGTATGAAAAAAACTCCCATAAACTCACTTTTGATGATAAATTAATTTTGGATTTAAAACCAAAGTTCGAGATTTTAAAGGATACAAAATTAAATCAAAATCAAATAGATGCTGTAAATTCTATATTTAAAAACAAATATTCATATATTTGGGGAGCTCCTGGAACTGGAAAAACAAAAGCTGTTTTATCAACTGCTTTGATAAATTATATTTTTCAAAATAAAAAAGTGTTGATAGTTGCTCCCACAAATGTAGCATTAGAGCAGATACTTTTTGGAGTTTTAGAAAATACTGAAAAACTTCAAATTTCAAGGGAAAAAGTTTTACGATTAGGAATTCCATCAAAGGCTTTTTTTGATAAATATAGTGAAGTTTGCGAAACAAAAGGAATAGAAAGAGTTTTAGAATCTCTTGAAAATGAGATAAATATTTTAAATAGAGTAATAAAATATCGAGAAGGTAAAAGTATTAGTGAGGATTTAGAAAAAATCTTAAAACACTTTTTAAAACTTCAAGAAAACAAAGAAAAAATCATAAAACATGAGTATGAAGAAGAACAACTTCAACCTTTGATAAATCTTCTAACCCAACCTTTAAAAGCTTATCATTTTTCAAATAATTCAAAGATGATAAAAGATGCAATAAAAAAACATGAAAAAAGTCCTTGCGTAAATTTTGATGAAAAATTAGTAGAAGAAAATAGGTTAAAAGAGGTTGTAAATATAGATTGTGTTAGAAAAGAGTTAGAAAAAATTGATGAAAAGATAAGTAAAATAACTCAAGAAAATTTTGAAATATTAAGCCTTTGTAAAAATCTAATAAAAAGTAAAAAGATTTATAATGAGATATTTAAAGATTTAACTCAAACAAATTTAGATGAAAAACAGTTTCAAATAAATGAAAAAATATCTCAACTAAATTTTTGGTGTAAAACAAGTTTAAAATCAATCAAAAGTTTAGTAGAAAATTCAAATGAGGAGTTAATAAATCAAGCTTTAGATATACATCATAAAGCTTTTGATGATAAAAAATTAAAAGATAAATTAGCTTTTTTAAATAATGAAAAAGATTTATTAATTGAGCAAAGCACAAAACAAAGAGTAAAAAATAGTTTAGTTCTTGCTATGACTATTGATGCTTATATCCAATATACAATAAATGAAAATATAGAAATAAATCATATTTTTTGTGATGAAGCTGGATATATGTCAACAATTAAGGCTTTAAGTCTATTTAAGTGTAATAGTTCAATTACATTTTTGGGTGACCATATGCAACTTCCACCTGTTAGTGAGATAAAAACTGATGATATAAATGCTTATAAAAAGAGCTTTTTATGGAGCCAATCTGCACTTTTTTTTGAAACTCTTTTTTTGAAAGATAGTGTTGAAGAGATAATTCTTGAGTTTTTGAATCATACAACTCCAAAGTTTGAAAAAACATCACAAGTAAATTTAGTCTCAACCCACAGATTTGGGAAAAACTTAGCAAATGTTTTAAATAAATTTGTTTATAAATTTGGTTTTCAATCAGCTTTAAAAACTGATACTAATTTGTTTTTTATAGATAGTGATTCTTCCAAAGAAGAAGCAATTGAGCGTTCATCTTTGGAAGAAGTTTTGATAATCAAAGAGTTAGTAAAAAAATTTGATGGAAAATCTTTTGTAATATTAACTCCATATAAAAAACAGGTAAATCTTCTAAAAGGGTATTTAGATAGAAAATATTTTGATAATATTATGACAATACATAAATCTCAAGGAAGTGAGTGGGATAATGTTATTTTTTCTGTTGTTGATGATTCAAATAGTGGAAAAAGAAAGATGTTTTTTACAGATACTTTAAATGAAAATTTTAAAGGTTTAAATCTAATAAATACAGTTGTAAGTCGAACAAAAAAGAGATTAGTTATTGTTGCAAATGAAGATTTTTGGATAAAACAAAAAGATACTCAATTAATAGGAAATTTAATCTTTATTTCAAAAAAAGTTACTGTTTAA
- a CDS encoding CBS domain-containing protein, translating to MFAVYNNGSVGFRSTSDNLYNLKNIDEVSETRLKPDEGFMALLNQSNNENKKSEQKALNTYKKMANIDTLEPVFLVKDIMTKDCIYIDAKSTIQEAYDVLKGLKIEQLPVVSFAKKILGVINKKVILNLLMEDLENNKTILSKRIEDIYLPQLITSDPMTDIRSVAKVMLDFKLHAIPIVAENDILIGIVTKTDILKAIAHNPKLQLWS from the coding sequence ATGTTTGCTGTATATAATAACGGAAGTGTAGGTTTTAGAAGCACTTCAGATAATCTTTATAATCTAAAAAATATAGATGAAGTAAGTGAAACTAGATTAAAACCTGATGAAGGTTTTATGGCATTACTTAATCAATCAAATAATGAAAATAAAAAATCAGAACAAAAAGCTTTAAATACATATAAAAAAATGGCAAATATAGATACCTTAGAGCCAGTTTTTCTAGTAAAAGATATTATGACGAAAGATTGTATTTATATTGATGCAAAATCAACAATACAAGAAGCTTATGATGTTTTAAAAGGGCTAAAAATAGAGCAATTACCTGTCGTTTCATTTGCTAAAAAGATTTTGGGAGTTATAAATAAGAAAGTAATTTTAAATCTTTTGATGGAAGATTTAGAGAATAATAAAACAATATTATCAAAAAGAATAGAAGATATTTATCTTCCTCAATTAATCACTTCAGACCCAATGACAGACATAAGAAGTGTTGCAAAAGTGATGTTAGATTTTAAACTTCATGCTATACCAATAGTTGCTGAAAATGATATTCTAATAGGAATTGTTACAAAAACAGATATTTTAAAAGCAATTGCACATAATCCAAAATTACAGTTGTGGTCATAA
- a CDS encoding sulfite exporter TauE/SafE family protein produces MDFLQEITTFWIVIFIITGFIAGYIDSIAGGGGMIQVPVLLYSGIPPVFVLATNKMASLFGTLMATIKYFLSKKISLKVVSIALIPCLLASYIGSKLVMYIPDEIIQWAILIAIPIALFFLLKKAKDIKEEDSKLTNKNIILSTAPIGFYDGILGPGTGTYMVISMKKFLHLDYIVATASTKPLNLATNVGSAIAFVMAGKVLWMIAIPMAIANMAGSYVGSHFAIKGGEKFIKKVLIFVLIFMLVANIIKIILSEID; encoded by the coding sequence ATGGATTTTTTACAAGAAATAACAACGTTTTGGATTGTTATTTTTATTATCACTGGATTTATTGCTGGCTATATTGATTCTATTGCAGGTGGTGGTGGAATGATTCAAGTTCCAGTTCTTTTATATAGTGGAATACCTCCTGTTTTTGTTCTTGCTACAAATAAAATGGCGTCATTATTTGGTACTCTAATGGCTACAATCAAATATTTTTTAAGTAAAAAGATTTCTTTAAAAGTAGTAAGTATTGCTCTTATTCCTTGTTTATTAGCTTCTTATATTGGAAGTAAACTTGTGATGTATATTCCTGATGAGATAATTCAATGGGCGATTTTAATTGCTATTCCAATAGCTTTATTTTTCTTGCTTAAAAAAGCAAAAGATATCAAAGAAGAGGATAGTAAACTAACAAATAAAAATATCATTCTTTCAACAGCACCAATAGGATTTTATGATGGTATTTTAGGTCCTGGGACAGGAACTTATATGGTGATTTCAATGAAAAAATTTTTACATTTAGATTATATAGTTGCAACTGCTTCAACAAAACCTTTAAATTTAGCCACAAATGTAGGTTCAGCAATTGCTTTTGTTATGGCAGGAAAAGTTTTATGGATGATTGCTATTCCTATGGCTATTGCTAATATGGCTGGGTCTTATGTAGGGAGTCATTTTGCTATAAAAGGTGGAGAGAAATTTATCAAAAAAGTATTAATATTTGTTCTTATTTTTATGTTAGTTGCAAATATTATAAAAATTATTCTATCCGAGATAGATTAG
- a CDS encoding GGDEF domain-containing protein, which yields MFNGDYAVVFYDIDHFKNINDKYGHNCGDAVLKSFAGILKNLTRKEDVIARYGGEEFIALINYQDEIEVERYVKRVKKALSNSNFIYKEANIKLKFSAGVTYRNKYNSFQEAKKRADELLYEAKHKGRDRIILDNGTEI from the coding sequence ATTTTTAATGGTGATTATGCTGTAGTTTTTTATGATATTGACCATTTTAAAAATATAAATGATAAATATGGACACAATTGTGGAGATGCTGTTTTAAAAAGTTTTGCAGGAATTTTAAAAAATTTAACGAGAAAAGAAGATGTTATAGCTAGATATGGCGGAGAAGAGTTTATCGCTTTAATTAATTATCAAGATGAAATTGAAGTTGAAAGATATGTAAAAAGGGTAAAAAAAGCTCTAAGTAATAGTAATTTTATATATAAAGAAGCAAATATAAAACTAAAATTTAGTGCTGGAGTTACTTATAGAAATAAATATAACTCTTTTCAAGAAGCTAAAAAAAGAGCAGATGAACTTCTTTATGAAGCCAAACATAAAGGAAGAGATAGAATAATACTTGATAATGGAACAGAGATATAA
- a CDS encoding hemerythrin domain-containing protein: protein MNTISSFLTHDHRVCDELFANLENAVASMDWEEAENQFDKFSTDLLHHFEMEEKVMFPTFEDVTGMRQGPTMVMVIEHNQMRQLLNSLKEDISKKDKNHFFGVSESLMMLMQQHNMKEEQMLYKMADSHLGTLVPQIIDSMKAL from the coding sequence ATGAACACAATTTCATCTTTTTTAACTCATGACCACAGAGTTTGTGATGAACTATTTGCAAATTTAGAAAATGCTGTAGCTTCTATGGATTGGGAAGAAGCAGAAAATCAATTTGACAAATTTTCTACTGATTTATTACATCATTTTGAAATGGAAGAAAAAGTTATGTTTCCTACATTTGAAGATGTTACAGGAATGAGACAAGGTCCTACAATGGTTATGGTAATTGAACATAATCAAATGAGACAACTTTTAAACTCATTAAAAGAAGATATCTCAAAAAAAGATAAAAATCATTTTTTTGGTGTTAGTGAAAGTTTGATGATGCTTATGCAACAACATAATATGAAAGAAGAACAGATGTTGTATAAAATGGCAGATTCACATCTTGGAACTTTAGTTCCTCAAATAATAGATAGTATGAAAGCTTTGTAA